In Pseudofrankia saprophytica, one genomic interval encodes:
- a CDS encoding DEAD/DEAH box helicase, whose amino-acid sequence MSGPLLPSLQAADLRRALTDYLSTTFALTDDDVRAALTDFLTDPDAGIFRGPYARLRLPFRPADGAWTVALDWWQQDFTPYVHQAQAFERLSSKHAKPRPTLVTTGTGSGKTEAFLIPILDHALRMRQQGQRGLKALLLYPMNALANDQAGRLAKLLTGDERLKSLTAGLYTGDDKPQRTQVTSAGLITSREVLRSDPPDLLLTNYKMLDQLLLRANDRGLWAGAEESLTYLVLDEFHTYDGAQGTDVAMLLRRLGSMLGVARDGAPLGDVVPVATSATLGGGDEASFAAMRTFAETVFGCPFDAEAVVVEDRMSPAEWQAATAGTAPGIAARPVASAALLAAAVRAATTGGPDAVAHALLAELFVRESDGESLSAADIRRLRGRGRLPALLAAHPLVERLLPAALRPAPPRVLAAAVLPDDASPGRADGVLVVEALLGLLSAARADAARGDAAGDAGRRLLGVDAQLWIREVTRVDRRGGAVPAFRWSDDGAHADAELFLPALYCRHCGRSGWGALRSVLGRSVEVSDASIRKASRAGDQRFRAFLHAPGEAASLADDDAAPVEGLLWLDVASLQLLGTPPAEGGADESVSVPVLVDWDDDAAARDQTCPSCQQPDGIRFLGTGVSTLTSVSLSALFGSTHLDRAEKKSLLFTDSVQDAAYMAGFVQARSHALSLRAALFETIDAQGPLALADLPREAMNRAGDDPVRRYRLVPPAVADWAAFHRYWHPAGNARDRAGARRAVERRLLFDAALEFGLNARTGRTLELTGAVVAEVDTDSTRALRNVGRRAITKAREQQSLAQDIDDALGATLDDARLAGWVRGVLERVRTQGGIAHHWLDRYVDDDGNRWFLTGGRGGARNEGLPAFPPGRPAPAFPTTAARADRLAAVTSTRAWYARWSARQLRLTNRDGGLVARALLEEAAAVGWLRTRRTNSGATVFALDPERITLATTDDAGLANGSLALRCDVCQTVTPGRRQTIDDLDGAACLRQLCPGTLRRAPRGDDYYRALYSSGDMRRVVAHEHTSLLPDKVRLDVETAFREGTGPAVPNVLTATPTLELGIDIGDLSTVLLGSLPRSVASYLQRVGRAGRLTGNALILAYVPGQARNSALLDDPLALLDGEVRPPATYLDAIEILRRQYVAWLVDRRARAGVPDPANAAGVFPDVDAGPGTWLGELLDDATAHAADYVETFLALFGDLVRPDTADDLRGWAGAGLANGEAAGLGRLVRHAAVDYRREIDELGHRHAALSEQVPGLREAAARPTATDEDRLAARLAGAELKFLAKRRHDLGGQFWVAALEERGVLPNYTLLDDTVSLDVTLRWVDHETAEYREEARAYQRGSAIALTEWAPGSTFYAQGLAVRIDAVDVGRDLDALVQTWRLCSACGWSQASRSSEPSPPVPASCPRCGHTGLADTGQALPVLPLERVSAQVSRDNAAISDSRDERDRLAFTVVPAADVDPDQVTDAWQLRGYPFGAEYVRQIDIRWVNAGRAVEQGAPRVLAGVEVRAPLFTVCPGCGVVPAAQPGVRDLPGARHRAWCQYRAAIAVPWAELALGRTLRTQAVRVLLPPHVTYDHFGVPSLRAALLLGLREILGGNPDHLDLIEAHLPVDGQDRTALLLHDRVPGGTGYLADLARPSRVREILTAALDVVAACPCRGEGLLACPRCLLPFTRQVERTSRARAEQVLRELLGLPIAGVGASPDADDQAGRGWHPERLRSIADIPLPSLDSALELRFRRVLTEALRARGAAVQEIPQLVGTEVRFGVPGQVHRRWTLRPQVHAHGSRPDFELLCEDPAIPRVYIFADGRLWHASPAHNRLADDAAKRAVLRSAGNRVWAVTDDDVATFEALARGDHAHPAGASWYTEAVRGRLAALRQQRIPAGSMSDATATADAVTQLVDWIMDPRPDAWRTLAEGLPFALITARPVPIGDRADLAPIAAEVLGARPIAPAPRTAGSPQSTPSTTGPGLLGWSWRHGPLAVATAARATQPYDVGSLIVVDDRDDTLSTDEGAAAWRAWLALSNILGHAAGARPLALSQALAPAPKVPAPPIGAKGSAATPAALTPAWQALVDTAADDDERALLASLAGAGVPLPEQGYETDDGYPLDLAWPDRHVAVLITPDAPLAATLADAGWQVTGPDLDRLVDLLNAVER is encoded by the coding sequence ATGAGCGGCCCGTTGCTGCCCTCGCTCCAGGCAGCGGATCTGCGCCGCGCGTTGACGGACTACCTGTCGACGACGTTCGCGCTGACCGACGACGACGTCCGCGCGGCGCTGACCGACTTCCTGACCGACCCGGACGCCGGCATCTTCCGCGGCCCGTATGCTCGCCTGCGGCTGCCGTTCCGCCCGGCGGACGGCGCGTGGACGGTCGCGCTGGACTGGTGGCAGCAGGACTTCACCCCGTACGTCCACCAGGCGCAGGCGTTCGAGCGGCTGTCGTCGAAACACGCGAAACCGCGTCCGACGCTGGTCACGACCGGCACCGGCTCGGGTAAGACCGAGGCGTTCCTGATCCCGATTCTCGACCACGCCCTGCGGATGCGCCAGCAGGGCCAGCGTGGGCTGAAGGCGCTGCTGCTCTACCCGATGAACGCCCTGGCGAACGACCAGGCGGGCCGGCTCGCGAAACTGCTGACCGGCGACGAACGCCTCAAGAGCCTGACCGCCGGGCTCTATACCGGAGACGACAAGCCGCAGCGCACCCAGGTGACGTCAGCGGGGTTGATCACGTCGCGCGAGGTGCTGCGCTCGGACCCGCCGGACCTGCTGCTGACGAACTACAAGATGCTCGACCAGCTGCTGCTGCGGGCGAACGACCGCGGCCTGTGGGCCGGCGCCGAGGAGTCGCTGACCTACCTCGTGCTCGACGAGTTCCACACCTACGACGGCGCGCAGGGCACCGATGTGGCGATGCTGCTGCGCCGCCTCGGCTCGATGCTCGGCGTCGCCCGCGACGGCGCCCCGCTCGGCGATGTCGTGCCGGTGGCGACGTCGGCGACGCTCGGCGGTGGCGACGAGGCGTCGTTCGCGGCGATGCGGACGTTCGCCGAGACGGTGTTCGGCTGCCCGTTCGACGCGGAGGCCGTCGTCGTCGAGGACCGGATGTCGCCCGCCGAGTGGCAGGCGGCGACGGCCGGCACCGCGCCGGGGATCGCGGCCCGGCCGGTCGCGTCGGCGGCGCTGCTGGCGGCCGCGGTCCGCGCGGCGACCACCGGCGGCCCGGATGCCGTGGCGCACGCGCTGCTCGCGGAGCTGTTCGTCCGGGAGAGCGACGGCGAGAGCCTGTCGGCGGCGGACATCCGAAGGCTGCGCGGCCGGGGCCGGCTACCGGCGCTGCTGGCCGCCCACCCGCTCGTCGAACGTCTGCTGCCGGCGGCGCTGCGGCCGGCCCCGCCGCGGGTGCTGGCCGCCGCGGTCCTGCCGGACGACGCGAGCCCTGGCCGGGCCGACGGCGTGCTCGTCGTCGAGGCGCTCCTCGGCCTGCTCTCGGCGGCCCGCGCCGACGCTGCCCGTGGCGACGCGGCCGGCGACGCCGGCCGGCGGCTGCTCGGCGTGGACGCGCAGCTGTGGATCCGAGAGGTGACGCGGGTTGACCGGCGGGGGGGCGCGGTGCCGGCGTTTCGCTGGTCCGACGACGGCGCGCACGCCGACGCGGAGCTGTTCCTGCCGGCGCTGTACTGCCGGCACTGCGGCCGCTCGGGTTGGGGGGCGCTGCGCTCGGTGCTCGGCCGGTCCGTCGAGGTGTCCGACGCGTCGATCCGCAAGGCGTCCCGCGCGGGGGACCAGCGGTTCCGGGCCTTTCTGCACGCCCCGGGCGAAGCAGCGTCGCTCGCCGATGACGACGCGGCGCCCGTCGAAGGCCTCCTTTGGCTGGACGTGGCGAGCCTCCAGCTCCTCGGCACCCCGCCGGCCGAGGGCGGAGCCGACGAATCGGTATCTGTACCGGTGCTCGTCGACTGGGATGACGACGCCGCGGCCCGCGACCAGACCTGCCCGTCCTGCCAGCAGCCCGACGGCATCCGGTTCCTCGGCACCGGCGTGTCGACGCTGACGTCGGTCAGCCTGTCGGCGCTGTTCGGCTCGACGCACTTGGACCGGGCAGAGAAGAAGAGCCTGCTGTTCACCGACTCGGTGCAGGACGCCGCCTACATGGCCGGCTTCGTGCAGGCCCGCTCGCACGCGCTCAGCCTGCGTGCCGCGCTGTTCGAGACGATCGACGCCCAGGGGCCGCTGGCGCTGGCCGACCTGCCCCGGGAGGCGATGAACCGGGCCGGCGACGACCCCGTCCGCCGCTACCGGCTCGTCCCGCCCGCGGTGGCCGACTGGGCGGCCTTCCACCGCTACTGGCATCCCGCCGGCAACGCCCGCGACCGCGCCGGCGCCCGGCGGGCGGTCGAACGCCGGCTGCTGTTCGACGCGGCCCTGGAGTTCGGCCTCAACGCCCGGACCGGCCGCACCCTGGAACTCACCGGCGCTGTCGTCGCCGAGGTCGACACCGACTCCACACGGGCGCTGCGCAACGTCGGCCGCCGGGCGATCACGAAGGCCCGGGAGCAGCAGAGCCTTGCCCAGGACATCGACGACGCGCTCGGCGCCACCCTCGACGACGCGCGCCTCGCCGGTTGGGTTCGCGGCGTGCTCGAACGGGTTCGCACCCAGGGCGGGATCGCGCACCACTGGCTTGACCGGTACGTCGACGACGACGGCAACCGCTGGTTCCTCACCGGGGGCCGCGGGGGCGCCCGCAACGAGGGCCTGCCCGCGTTCCCGCCAGGCCGGCCCGCGCCCGCGTTCCCGACGACGGCGGCCCGCGCCGACCGGCTCGCCGCCGTCACCAGCACCCGGGCCTGGTACGCCCGCTGGTCGGCCCGGCAGCTGCGGCTGACGAACAGGGACGGCGGCCTAGTCGCGCGGGCGCTGCTGGAGGAGGCGGCCGCGGTTGGCTGGCTGCGGACGCGGCGGACGAACTCCGGAGCGACTGTGTTCGCCCTCGACCCGGAGCGGATCACCCTCGCCACCACGGACGACGCGGGCCTGGCCAACGGGTCGCTGGCGCTGCGCTGCGACGTCTGCCAGACCGTCACCCCCGGCCGGCGCCAGACCATCGACGACCTCGACGGCGCCGCCTGCCTGCGCCAGCTCTGCCCCGGGACGCTGCGCCGCGCGCCCCGCGGCGACGACTACTACCGCGCCCTCTACAGCAGCGGCGACATGCGCCGGGTCGTCGCCCACGAGCACACCTCGCTGCTGCCCGACAAGGTCCGCCTCGACGTCGAGACCGCCTTCCGCGAGGGCACCGGGCCCGCGGTGCCGAACGTGCTCACCGCGACGCCGACGCTGGAGCTCGGCATCGACATCGGCGATCTTTCCACGGTGCTGCTCGGCTCGCTGCCCCGATCCGTCGCGTCCTACCTGCAACGGGTCGGCCGGGCCGGCCGGCTCACCGGCAACGCACTGATCCTGGCCTACGTCCCCGGCCAGGCCCGCAACTCCGCGCTGCTCGACGACCCGCTGGCGCTGCTCGACGGCGAGGTCCGCCCGCCGGCGACCTACCTCGACGCGATCGAGATCCTGCGCCGGCAGTACGTCGCCTGGCTCGTCGACCGGCGTGCGCGCGCCGGCGTGCCGGACCCGGCGAACGCCGCCGGGGTCTTCCCCGACGTCGACGCCGGCCCGGGTACCTGGCTCGGCGAGCTTCTCGACGACGCCACCGCGCACGCGGCGGACTACGTGGAGACATTCCTCGCCCTGTTCGGCGATCTGGTCCGTCCCGACACCGCCGACGACCTGCGCGGCTGGGCCGGCGCCGGCCTCGCCAACGGTGAGGCCGCGGGACTGGGCCGGCTGGTGCGCCATGCGGCCGTCGACTACCGGCGGGAGATCGACGAGCTGGGCCACCGGCACGCGGCGCTGAGCGAGCAGGTCCCGGGCCTGCGCGAGGCCGCCGCCCGGCCGACCGCCACCGACGAGGACCGGCTCGCCGCCCGGCTCGCCGGAGCCGAGCTGAAGTTCCTGGCGAAGCGCCGCCACGACCTCGGCGGCCAGTTCTGGGTCGCTGCGCTGGAGGAACGCGGCGTCCTGCCGAACTACACCCTCCTCGACGACACCGTCAGCCTCGACGTCACCCTGCGCTGGGTCGACCACGAGACCGCCGAGTACCGGGAGGAGGCCCGCGCCTACCAACGCGGCAGCGCCATCGCGCTCACCGAATGGGCACCCGGCTCCACCTTCTACGCACAGGGCCTCGCCGTCCGCATCGACGCCGTCGACGTCGGGCGCGACCTCGACGCGCTGGTGCAGACCTGGCGGCTGTGCTCCGCCTGCGGCTGGTCGCAGGCCTCTCGGAGCTCCGAGCCGTCGCCGCCGGTCCCGGCGAGCTGCCCGCGTTGCGGGCACACCGGCCTCGCGGACACGGGGCAGGCGCTTCCCGTCCTGCCCCTGGAACGGGTCTCCGCGCAGGTCTCGCGGGACAACGCGGCGATCTCCGACTCCCGTGACGAACGCGACCGGCTCGCGTTCACCGTCGTCCCGGCCGCCGACGTCGACCCCGACCAGGTCACCGACGCGTGGCAGCTGCGCGGCTACCCGTTCGGTGCCGAATACGTCCGCCAGATCGACATCCGCTGGGTCAACGCCGGCCGCGCCGTCGAGCAGGGCGCGCCCCGGGTGCTCGCCGGCGTCGAGGTCCGCGCCCCGCTGTTCACCGTCTGCCCCGGCTGCGGGGTCGTCCCCGCCGCCCAGCCGGGCGTGCGCGACCTGCCCGGCGCGCGGCACCGGGCCTGGTGCCAGTACCGCGCCGCGATCGCCGTTCCCTGGGCGGAACTCGCCCTCGGCCGGACCCTGCGGACCCAGGCCGTGCGGGTGCTGCTGCCGCCGCACGTCACCTACGACCATTTCGGCGTCCCGTCGCTGCGCGCCGCGCTGCTGCTCGGCCTGCGCGAGATCCTCGGCGGCAACCCTGACCACCTCGACCTGATCGAGGCGCACCTGCCGGTCGACGGCCAAGACCGCACCGCCCTGCTCCTGCACGACCGTGTTCCCGGCGGCACGGGCTACCTGGCCGACCTGGCCCGCCCCAGCCGGGTCCGGGAGATCCTCACCGCCGCGCTCGACGTCGTCGCCGCCTGCCCGTGCCGGGGCGAGGGGCTGCTCGCCTGCCCGCGCTGCCTCCTGCCGTTCACCAGGCAGGTCGAACGCACCTCCCGCGCCCGCGCCGAACAGGTGCTGCGCGAGCTGCTCGGCCTGCCGATCGCAGGCGTCGGCGCCAGCCCGGACGCCGATGACCAGGCCGGCCGTGGCTGGCATCCCGAACGCCTGCGTTCCATCGCCGACATTCCGCTGCCCTCGCTCGACAGCGCGCTCGAACTGCGGTTCCGGCGCGTGCTGACCGAGGCGCTGCGGGCCCGCGGCGCCGCCGTCCAGGAGATCCCGCAGCTCGTCGGCACCGAGGTCCGGTTCGGCGTCCCCGGCCAGGTCCACCGCCGCTGGACGCTGCGGCCCCAGGTCCACGCCCACGGCTCCCGGCCCGACTTCGAGCTGCTCTGCGAGGACCCGGCGATTCCGCGGGTCTACATCTTCGCTGACGGCCGGCTCTGGCACGCCAGCCCCGCGCACAACCGGCTCGCCGACGACGCGGCGAAGCGGGCGGTGCTGCGCTCCGCCGGCAACCGCGTCTGGGCGGTCACCGACGACGACGTCGCCACGTTCGAGGCGCTCGCCCGCGGCGACCACGCCCACCCCGCCGGCGCATCCTGGTACACCGAGGCGGTCCGCGGACGGCTCGCCGCACTGCGTCAGCAGCGCATCCCGGCCGGTTCGATGTCCGATGCGACGGCGACAGCCGACGCCGTCACGCAGCTTGTCGACTGGATCATGGATCCCAGGCCCGACGCCTGGCGGACCCTCGCCGAAGGACTGCCGTTCGCCCTGATCACCGCGCGACCGGTGCCCATCGGCGACCGAGCCGACCTGGCACCGATCGCCGCCGAGGTTCTCGGTGCCCGGCCTATTGCACCCGCGCCGCGTACCGCCGGCTCGCCGCAGTCGACCCCGAGCACCACGGGTCCCGGCCTTCTCGGCTGGAGCTGGCGGCACGGCCCGCTCGCGGTCGCCACCGCGGCCCGCGCGACCCAGCCCTACGACGTCGGATCGCTCATTGTCGTCGACGACCGCGACGACACCCTCAGCACCGACGAGGGCGCCGCCGCCTGGCGTGCGTGGCTCGCCCTGTCGAACATCCTCGGCCATGCCGCCGGCGCCCGGCCGCTGGCGCTCTCCCAGGCCCTCGCCCCGGCCCCCAAGGTGCCGGCACCGCCCATCGGGGCGAAGGGGAGCGCCGCCACCCCGGCGGCGCTGACCCCCGCCTGGCAGGCGCTCGTGGACACGGCCGCCGACGACGACGAACGGGCCCTGCTCGCCAGCCTCGCCGGCGCAGGCGTCCCGCTTCCCGAACAGGGCTATGAGACAGACGACGGCTACCCTCTCGATCTCGCCTGGCCCGACCGCCACGTTGCCGTCCTCATCACTCCCGACGCGCCTTTGGCCGCGACCCTGGCGGACGCCGGCTGGCAGGTCACCGGCCCCGATCTCGATCGCCTCGTTGACCTGCTGAACGCCGTGGAGCGTTGA